From Shewanella psychrophila, a single genomic window includes:
- a CDS encoding DUF4157 domain-containing protein, which produces MSVKQVIEQEQTAQAKKVSHQQVDSNRTLQAKTRLTMQDNRDTSHQIKQLKAALDEEKLSQHKSVTASHPINANRNASSPVNSPVKNAETTLQAKNNTGLPDNLKSGMENLSGMSLNHVKVHYNSPQPAAVQAHAFAQGSDIHVGSGQEKHLPHELGHVVQQAQGRVKPTTSVNGMPVNDSSSLENEATVMGDRALRGV; this is translated from the coding sequence ATGTCAGTAAAGCAAGTGATAGAGCAGGAGCAAACTGCACAAGCTAAAAAAGTGTCCCATCAGCAAGTGGACAGTAATCGGACTTTACAAGCAAAAACTCGGCTGACTATGCAGGATAACCGCGACACTAGTCATCAAATAAAGCAGCTGAAAGCCGCGCTTGATGAGGAGAAGTTATCCCAACATAAATCGGTAACAGCCTCCCATCCTATCAATGCAAATCGTAATGCCAGCAGCCCTGTAAATAGTCCTGTAAAAAATGCTGAGACGACGCTGCAAGCCAAGAATAATACTGGCTTACCCGATAATCTTAAATCGGGCATGGAAAACTTATCTGGCATGAGCCTCAATCATGTGAAAGTGCACTACAACTCGCCCCAACCTGCTGCGGTGCAGGCTCATGCTTTTGCCCAAGGCAGTGATATCCATGTTGGCAGTGGTCAAGAGAAACATCTGCCCCATGAACTCGGACACGTGGTGCAGCAGGCACAGGGACGGGTGAAACCGACTACCTCAGTAAACGGGATGCCAGTGAATGACAGTAGCAGTTTAGAGAATGAAGCCACTGTGATGGGGGATAGAGCACTTCGTGGTGTTTAA